A section of the Rhizomicrobium sp. genome encodes:
- a CDS encoding alpha-2-macroglobulin, which yields MDNKRFVMIGGGILAVVAVVTGVLYFLGGKNTPLGSGFFSRIAGGLSSVTSSVTPAQMAEAPFFAFRRLEVDTTKPQAEACLVFTRSLDASGRTHYEDYFSVDPSTKVASHVVGDRLCIAGLDFNKSYQVTLKSGLPAATGEKLSEDETVPVELRDKPSLVRFSGGIVLPRENADGVPVTTVNIAKLRLKIIRVGDRLLSQIESGTVDQTTLYSWKDTDLENSQGALVWQGTMDVANVKNDSVTTLVPIRDILKGKPPGAYVLIAMDAAQDETKDYYDEGTIAAQWVVDSDIAVTSFQGAGGLTVFARSYASAKPLSGVKLNLVAKDNNVLATVTTNGDGRADFAAGLLRATGGDAPVVVMAYGAGGDFSFLDLRRSGFDLTDRGVSGREAPGPIDAFVYTERGVYRPGETVQSTTMLRDRIGAAISSVLTLIATRPDGLEVARTTVPAAALQAGATTWPLKLGNRAPHGRWQIAAYIDPKAAPVGRVQFDVADFVPQRLKVTLTPETKVVKPGEDIKVRTDSRFLYGAPASGLTGEGTAKIEADGTPFPEYKQYQFGRVDDTFAAVDVQMTVPETDANGSTEATGTIGDLADTTLPLKASVTISIHEPGGRTTDKNVEIPVRTHDAMIGLRPDFDDGSVAENARAGFEAIAVDGDGKRVALSGLTYSWVREDTTYQWYQKDGSWKYEAITRDRLMTSGKIDVGAGAPVKLAQNFPYGSYRLTITDPKSGTASSYRFYSGWAASSAGDRPDRIPVAADKPSYRAGETAHVQIKPTANGKALVVVAGDKVFSSQVIDAPATGASVDVKVSADWGPGAYVLVTDYRPLNEATGHEPVRAIGLAWLQVDNKDRTLAVNIGGPQKVTPRQKIVIPVAIAGLASGEQAYLTLAAVDEGILQLTDFVSPNPNDYYFAKRQLGVTMRDDYGRLIKSEKGAVGAMREGGDSFGGRPLAVVPTRTVALFSGLVKVGADGNASIALDIPDFNGELRLMAVAMTDTKLGHADRPLTVRDPVVADIVFPRFLAPGDHAAAALNMNNVEGRPGTYVATLTASGPVGLPNGAHQTVVTQTLRLGQRVLVPMQLDGTGIGIATIALNVKGPGGFAVNHSWQIESRAPQLDVARDETVPFAPKATYTANGQLVADLIRGTSTVGLTVAAAHGYSDVPGLLKWLDKYPYGCIEQTTSRAMPLLVFNDLSDLAGLPRDQALRPRVQDAVDAVLDMQNYAGNFGMWAPGSDADPWISVFALDFLTQAKEKGYVVPNDALKRGSSWLRGTAASDSNSDNTRAYAFYLLARSGQVNLSDLRYFIDTRGPEMNTAIAEALSASAAAQAGDRARATYGFNRARDIALKGQPFTYPVGDYGSLLRDVAGSTALAAENGQPDLIPALLKKSAELDSSLNDTTTQEKAWMLRAAYALTRQTVPLNILVNGQPGVPRAGAIRLSPSPAQLSSGITFLNRGDAGVWRTTSVQGTPAAPLPAEASGFTLSKTYWTMGGTPADLAHLHQNDRVIVEVTGQMQHNTYRQMGVIDLLPAGLEIEMPLGSEDGKPYAFLDTLYDTTMADARDDRFVAAFTIGSSYVSDEDKKKPEPQPIFRIAYVARAVTTGTFVLPAAAVMDMYAPTIHGRTTMGSVTIAP from the coding sequence GTGGACAATAAGCGTTTTGTGATGATCGGCGGCGGTATCCTCGCCGTCGTCGCGGTGGTGACCGGCGTGCTTTATTTCCTCGGCGGCAAGAACACGCCGCTGGGCAGCGGCTTCTTCTCCCGCATCGCGGGCGGGCTTTCCTCGGTCACCAGCAGCGTGACGCCGGCGCAGATGGCCGAGGCGCCGTTCTTCGCCTTCCGCCGGCTGGAAGTCGACACCACCAAACCGCAGGCCGAGGCCTGCCTGGTCTTCACCCGCAGCCTCGATGCCTCGGGCCGGACGCACTATGAGGACTATTTCTCCGTCGATCCGTCGACCAAGGTCGCGAGCCATGTCGTCGGCGACCGGCTGTGCATCGCGGGCCTGGACTTCAACAAATCCTATCAGGTGACGCTCAAGAGCGGCCTGCCGGCCGCGACCGGCGAGAAGCTGAGCGAGGACGAAACCGTCCCGGTCGAACTGCGCGACAAGCCCTCGCTGGTGCGGTTCTCCGGCGGCATCGTGCTGCCGCGCGAGAACGCCGACGGCGTGCCGGTCACGACGGTCAACATCGCCAAGCTCCGCCTCAAGATCATCCGGGTCGGCGACCGGCTGCTGTCGCAGATCGAAAGCGGCACGGTCGACCAGACCACGCTCTATTCCTGGAAGGACACCGACCTGGAGAACAGCCAGGGCGCGCTGGTCTGGCAGGGCACGATGGACGTCGCCAACGTCAAGAACGATTCCGTCACCACCCTGGTCCCGATCCGCGACATCCTGAAGGGCAAGCCGCCCGGCGCCTATGTGCTGATCGCCATGGACGCGGCGCAGGACGAGACCAAGGACTATTACGACGAAGGCACCATCGCCGCCCAATGGGTGGTCGATTCCGATATCGCCGTCACCAGCTTCCAGGGCGCCGGCGGGCTCACCGTCTTCGCCCGCTCCTATGCCAGCGCCAAGCCGCTGAGCGGGGTCAAGCTGAACCTCGTCGCCAAGGACAACAACGTCCTCGCCACCGTGACGACCAATGGCGACGGCCGCGCCGATTTCGCGGCCGGCCTTCTCCGCGCCACCGGCGGCGATGCGCCCGTCGTGGTGATGGCCTATGGCGCGGGCGGCGATTTCAGCTTCCTCGACCTGCGCCGATCCGGCTTCGACCTGACCGATCGCGGCGTCAGCGGGCGCGAGGCGCCCGGCCCGATCGATGCCTTCGTCTATACCGAGCGCGGCGTCTACCGCCCCGGCGAGACGGTGCAGTCCACCACCATGCTGCGCGACCGCATCGGGGCGGCGATCAGCTCGGTCCTGACCCTGATCGCGACAAGGCCCGACGGGCTGGAGGTCGCGCGCACCACGGTTCCCGCCGCCGCGTTGCAGGCGGGCGCCACGACCTGGCCGCTCAAGCTCGGCAATCGCGCGCCGCATGGACGCTGGCAGATCGCGGCCTATATCGATCCCAAGGCCGCGCCGGTCGGACGGGTGCAGTTCGACGTGGCCGATTTCGTGCCGCAGCGCCTGAAGGTGACGCTGACGCCCGAGACCAAGGTCGTGAAGCCCGGCGAAGACATCAAGGTCCGTACCGACAGCCGCTTCCTCTATGGCGCGCCGGCCTCCGGCCTGACGGGCGAGGGCACGGCCAAGATCGAGGCCGACGGCACGCCGTTCCCCGAATACAAGCAATATCAGTTCGGCCGCGTCGACGACACGTTCGCCGCCGTCGACGTGCAGATGACGGTGCCCGAGACCGACGCCAACGGCTCGACCGAGGCGACCGGCACGATCGGCGATCTCGCCGACACGACGCTGCCGCTGAAAGCGAGCGTGACGATCTCGATCCACGAGCCGGGCGGGCGCACCACCGACAAGAATGTCGAGATCCCGGTGCGCACCCATGACGCGATGATCGGGCTGCGTCCCGATTTCGACGACGGTTCGGTGGCGGAGAACGCCCGCGCCGGCTTCGAGGCCATCGCGGTCGACGGCGACGGCAAGCGCGTCGCGCTGTCGGGCCTCACCTATTCCTGGGTGCGCGAGGACACGACCTATCAGTGGTATCAGAAAGATGGCTCGTGGAAATACGAGGCGATCACCCGCGACCGGCTGATGACCAGCGGCAAGATCGACGTCGGCGCCGGCGCGCCGGTGAAGCTCGCCCAGAACTTCCCCTATGGCTCCTACCGCCTGACGATCACCGATCCGAAGTCCGGCACGGCGTCGTCCTATCGCTTCTATTCGGGCTGGGCGGCGAGCTCCGCCGGCGACCGGCCGGACCGCATCCCGGTCGCGGCCGACAAGCCCTCCTATCGCGCCGGCGAGACGGCGCATGTGCAGATCAAGCCGACGGCGAACGGCAAGGCGCTGGTCGTGGTGGCCGGCGACAAGGTGTTCTCCTCCCAGGTGATCGACGCGCCGGCGACCGGCGCCAGCGTGGACGTGAAGGTCTCGGCCGATTGGGGACCGGGCGCCTATGTGCTCGTGACCGACTACCGGCCGCTGAACGAGGCGACGGGGCATGAGCCGGTGCGCGCCATCGGCCTTGCCTGGCTGCAGGTCGACAACAAGGACCGGACGCTGGCGGTGAATATCGGCGGGCCGCAGAAAGTGACGCCGCGCCAGAAGATCGTCATTCCGGTGGCGATCGCGGGGCTCGCGAGCGGCGAGCAGGCCTATCTCACGCTGGCGGCGGTGGACGAGGGCATCCTCCAGCTCACCGATTTCGTGTCGCCCAATCCCAACGACTATTATTTCGCCAAGCGCCAGCTCGGCGTGACGATGCGCGACGACTATGGAAGGCTCATCAAATCCGAGAAGGGCGCGGTCGGCGCGATGCGCGAGGGCGGCGACAGCTTCGGCGGACGGCCACTGGCCGTGGTGCCGACCCGGACGGTGGCGCTGTTCTCCGGCCTGGTGAAGGTGGGTGCGGACGGCAACGCCTCGATCGCGCTCGATATCCCAGACTTCAACGGCGAATTGCGCCTGATGGCGGTGGCGATGACCGACACCAAGCTCGGCCATGCCGACCGGCCGCTGACGGTGCGCGATCCCGTGGTGGCGGACATCGTGTTCCCCCGCTTCCTGGCGCCCGGCGACCATGCCGCCGCCGCGCTCAACATGAACAATGTCGAGGGCCGGCCCGGCACCTATGTCGCGACGCTGACCGCGTCGGGACCGGTCGGCCTGCCCAATGGGGCGCATCAGACGGTGGTGACGCAGACGCTGCGCCTCGGCCAGCGCGTGCTGGTGCCGATGCAGCTCGACGGCACGGGGATCGGCATCGCGACCATCGCGCTCAATGTGAAAGGCCCGGGCGGGTTCGCGGTGAATCATTCCTGGCAGATCGAATCGCGCGCGCCGCAGCTTGACGTCGCCCGCGACGAGACGGTGCCCTTCGCGCCCAAGGCGACCTATACCGCCAACGGGCAGCTGGTCGCCGACCTGATCCGCGGCACCTCGACGGTCGGGCTGACGGTCGCGGCGGCGCATGGCTACAGCGACGTGCCGGGCCTGCTGAAATGGCTCGACAAATATCCCTATGGCTGCATCGAGCAGACGACGAGCCGCGCCATGCCGCTCCTGGTGTTCAACGACCTGTCCGACCTCGCCGGCCTGCCGCGCGACCAGGCGCTTCGGCCGCGGGTGCAGGATGCGGTCGACGCGGTGCTCGACATGCAGAACTATGCGGGCAATTTCGGGATGTGGGCGCCGGGCTCGGACGCCGATCCGTGGATCAGCGTCTTCGCGCTCGACTTCCTGACCCAGGCCAAGGAGAAGGGCTATGTCGTGCCCAACGACGCCTTGAAGCGCGGCTCGAGCTGGCTGCGCGGCACGGCGGCGAGCGATTCCAACTCCGACAACACCCGCGCCTATGCGTTCTATCTCCTGGCGCGGTCGGGCCAGGTGAACCTGTCCGACCTGCGCTACTTCATCGACACGCGCGGGCCGGAGATGAACACCGCCATCGCGGAGGCGCTGTCGGCCTCGGCGGCGGCGCAGGCCGGCGACCGGGCGCGCGCGACCTACGGCTTCAACCGGGCGCGCGACATCGCGCTGAAGGGCCAGCCCTTCACCTATCCGGTCGGCGACTACGGCTCGCTGCTGCGCGATGTGGCGGGTTCGACGGCGCTTGCGGCGGAGAACGGGCAGCCGGACCTCATCCCGGCCCTCCTGAAGAAAAGCGCCGAGCTCGACTCCTCGCTCAACGACACGACCACGCAGGAAAAGGCGTGGATGCTGCGCGCCGCCTATGCGCTGACGCGCCAGACCGTGCCGCTGAACATCCTGGTCAACGGCCAGCCGGGCGTGCCGCGGGCCGGCGCGATCCGCCTGTCGCCTTCGCCGGCGCAGCTCAGCTCCGGCATCACCTTCCTCAATCGCGGCGATGCCGGGGTGTGGCGCACGACCTCGGTGCAGGGCACGCCGGCGGCGCCGCTGCCGGCGGAGGCGAGCGGGTTCACCCTCAGCAAGACCTATTGGACGATGGGCGGCACGCCGGCCGACCTGGCACATCTGCACCAGAACGACCGCGTGATCGTGGAGGTCACCGGCCAGATGCAGCACAACACCTATCGCCAGATGGGCGTGATCGATCTGCTGCCGGCGGGGCTGGAGATCGAGATGCCGCTGGGTTCCGAGGACGGCAAGCCCTACGCCTTCCTCGACACGCTCTACGACACGACGATGGCGGATGCGCGCGACGACCGGTTCGTCGCCGCCTTCACCATCGGCTCGTCCTATGTCAGCGACGAGGACAAGAAGAAGCCGGAGCCGCAGCCGATCTTCCGCATCGCCTATGTCGCGCGGGCGGTGACGACGGGGACCTTCGTCCTGCCGGCGGCGGCGGTGATGGACATGTACGCGCCGACGATCCACGGCCGCACGACGATGGGAAGCGTGACGATCGCGCCTTGA
- a CDS encoding carotenoid oxygenase family protein, whose protein sequence is MNAPVRLNPYLAGNFAPVPSEDDFIDLAVTGEIPAALRGAFYRNGPNPQFTPRDPNHHWFVGDGMLHAFFVADGKVSYKNRYIRTPKWELEHAAGKSLFGSFGNPLTSDPSVIGKESGVANTNVVWHAGKLLALEEAHQPLEVDPLSLATRGSIDYAGAAKCFTAHPKIDPKTGEMVFFGYGVGPMPLSAGMAYGVVDKAGKVTRLDTFDAPYASMVHDFCVTDRHVLFPVLPLSASLPRAMSGKPAFGWEPELGGRIGLMARDKGIETIRWLDTDPCYVFHPMNAWEEGDKLYADVMQYAQAPLFPNADGSPGKPCSAYLVRWEVDLSGKTHTVKQTRLDDLAGEFPRMDERRAGLSYRHGYFAADTRDSGKILFNAIAHIDFKTGKRAAHQMADGDSPGEPIFVPKSENAAEGEGWLVALVYRGAEDRTDFVVYDATDVAKGPIGTAKLPRRVPFGFHGNWRPA, encoded by the coding sequence ATGAACGCTCCCGTCCGTCTCAATCCCTACCTTGCCGGCAACTTCGCGCCCGTCCCGAGCGAGGACGACTTCATCGATCTTGCGGTCACCGGGGAGATCCCCGCCGCGCTGCGCGGCGCGTTCTACCGCAACGGTCCCAATCCGCAGTTCACGCCGCGCGATCCCAATCACCACTGGTTCGTCGGCGACGGCATGCTGCACGCCTTCTTCGTCGCGGACGGCAAGGTCTCCTACAAGAACCGCTACATCCGCACGCCGAAATGGGAGCTGGAGCATGCCGCGGGCAAGTCGCTGTTCGGCTCCTTCGGCAATCCGCTGACGAGCGATCCATCCGTGATCGGCAAGGAGTCCGGCGTCGCCAATACGAATGTCGTGTGGCACGCGGGCAAGCTGCTCGCGCTCGAAGAGGCCCACCAGCCGCTGGAAGTCGATCCGCTGTCGCTCGCGACGCGTGGCTCTATCGACTATGCGGGCGCGGCCAAATGCTTCACGGCGCATCCCAAGATCGATCCGAAGACCGGCGAGATGGTGTTCTTCGGCTATGGCGTGGGCCCGATGCCGCTGTCGGCCGGCATGGCCTATGGCGTCGTCGACAAGGCCGGGAAGGTCACGCGGCTGGACACCTTCGACGCGCCCTATGCCAGCATGGTGCACGATTTCTGCGTCACCGACCGCCATGTCCTGTTCCCGGTCCTGCCGCTGTCCGCCAGCCTGCCGCGCGCGATGAGCGGCAAGCCCGCTTTCGGCTGGGAGCCGGAGCTGGGCGGCCGCATCGGCCTGATGGCCCGCGATAAAGGCATCGAGACGATCCGCTGGCTCGATACCGATCCTTGCTATGTCTTCCATCCGATGAACGCCTGGGAAGAAGGCGACAAGCTTTACGCCGACGTCATGCAATATGCGCAGGCGCCGCTGTTCCCCAATGCCGACGGCTCGCCGGGCAAGCCGTGCTCGGCTTATCTGGTGCGCTGGGAGGTCGATCTTTCGGGCAAGACCCATACCGTGAAGCAGACCAGGCTCGACGATCTCGCGGGCGAATTCCCGCGCATGGACGAGCGCCGTGCCGGGCTCTCCTACCGCCACGGCTATTTCGCTGCCGACACGCGCGACAGCGGCAAGATCCTGTTCAATGCCATCGCCCATATCGACTTCAAGACCGGCAAGCGCGCCGCGCACCAGATGGCGGACGGCGATTCGCCGGGCGAGCCGATCTTTGTCCCGAAGAGCGAGAACGCGGCGGAAGGCGAAGGCTGGCTGGTCGCGCTCGTCTATCGCGGCGCCGAGGACCGCACCGACTTCGTCGTCTACGACGCGACGGATGTCGCCAAGGGTCCCATCGGCACGGCGAAACTGCCGCGCCGCGTGCCGTTCGGCTTCCACGGGAACTGGCGGCCGGCCTAA
- a CDS encoding TetR/AcrR family transcriptional regulator — protein sequence MPRILSQTDVADFRERLCEAATRLFDAKGREGFTMRELASQIGVSAMTPYRYFKDKDDILAAVRARAFNRFADSLEAAFRNAATAPEKSGAVYRAYVDFAFGEPAAYRLMFDLSQPDETAYPELVEANTRARATMTAYVRALVQDGILQGDPDLIGHVFWASLHGAVVLRLAGKLGTEYDFDRISGESFRVLFEGYRTKKA from the coding sequence ATGCCGCGCATCCTCAGCCAAACCGACGTTGCCGATTTCCGCGAACGGCTCTGCGAAGCCGCGACCCGGCTGTTCGATGCCAAGGGCCGCGAGGGCTTCACCATGCGGGAACTGGCGAGCCAGATCGGCGTCAGCGCGATGACGCCCTACCGCTATTTCAAGGACAAGGACGACATCCTGGCGGCGGTGCGCGCCCGCGCCTTCAACCGCTTCGCCGACTCCCTCGAAGCCGCGTTCCGGAACGCCGCCACCGCGCCGGAGAAGTCCGGCGCCGTGTACCGCGCCTATGTCGATTTCGCCTTCGGCGAACCGGCCGCCTACCGGCTGATGTTCGACCTCTCGCAGCCCGACGAGACGGCCTATCCCGAACTGGTCGAGGCCAACACCCGCGCCCGCGCGACGATGACGGCCTATGTCCGCGCCCTGGTGCAGGACGGAATCCTGCAAGGCGATCCCGATCTGATCGGCCATGTCTTCTGGGCCTCGCTGCACGGCGCGGTGGTGCTCCGGCTGGCGGGCAAGCTGGGCACCGAATACGACTTCGACCGGATCAGCGGCGAATCGTTCCGCGTGCTGTTCGAGGGCTATCGGACGAAGAAGGCTTGA
- a CDS encoding metallophosphoesterase has protein sequence MKHFVVLALAALLAGCVRSVNTEPPPTAVSGPAPAPGGGATAWVQYAPGGGAEVRALDLGGKGCPAATVDGQPLALALRAAASKDFPAICAALLPAQARSLSVGGQALGVPVDNPQRILVLGDTGCRIKGTALQACNDPKAWPFATLAKAAAAQHPDLVLHLGDYLYRESPCPETFPGCAGSPWGDNWAAWDADFFTPGAPLLAAAPWIVIRGNHEDCFRAGPGFLRLLGPTAYDPAAPCNGHLDPYAVQAGSQTIAIMDSASAPDTSVDPQQVPLFEKDFEALKAMANVGAGRELWLGTHRPLWAAITFMGLPAGGNATMIKAAGDLSAFAAISLMLSGHIHSFEAINYRAKVPPQIVAGNGGDNLDVTPLDLRGTIFQGDSGVHVKTGFSVRGFGFMMLTRMTGNEGWTIELYDSEGHPIKQCAYQNRSVFCPSPR, from the coding sequence ATGAAACATTTTGTCGTTCTCGCACTTGCGGCATTGCTTGCCGGGTGCGTGCGGTCGGTGAACACCGAGCCGCCGCCGACGGCCGTTTCGGGGCCCGCGCCGGCGCCGGGCGGCGGGGCGACCGCGTGGGTCCAGTACGCGCCGGGCGGCGGTGCGGAGGTGCGGGCGCTCGATCTTGGCGGCAAGGGCTGTCCGGCGGCGACCGTCGACGGACAGCCGCTGGCGTTGGCTTTGCGCGCCGCAGCGAGCAAGGACTTCCCGGCCATCTGCGCGGCGCTGCTGCCGGCGCAGGCGCGGTCGCTTTCGGTCGGCGGCCAGGCGCTGGGCGTGCCGGTCGACAACCCGCAGCGCATCCTGGTGCTGGGCGATACCGGCTGCCGCATCAAGGGCACGGCGCTGCAGGCCTGCAACGATCCCAAGGCCTGGCCCTTCGCGACCCTGGCGAAGGCCGCCGCGGCGCAGCATCCCGACCTCGTCCTCCATCTGGGCGACTACCTCTACCGGGAGTCGCCGTGCCCGGAGACCTTTCCCGGCTGCGCCGGCTCGCCCTGGGGCGACAACTGGGCGGCCTGGGACGCCGATTTCTTCACGCCGGGCGCGCCGCTGCTCGCCGCGGCGCCCTGGATCGTCATCCGCGGCAATCACGAGGACTGCTTCCGCGCCGGTCCCGGCTTCCTCCGGCTGCTGGGTCCGACCGCCTACGATCCTGCGGCGCCGTGCAACGGCCATCTCGATCCCTATGCGGTGCAGGCCGGCAGCCAGACCATCGCGATCATGGACAGCGCCAGCGCGCCCGACACGTCGGTCGATCCGCAGCAGGTGCCGCTGTTCGAGAAGGACTTCGAGGCGCTGAAGGCGATGGCCAATGTCGGCGCGGGGCGCGAGTTGTGGCTGGGAACGCACCGCCCGCTCTGGGCCGCGATCACCTTCATGGGCCTGCCGGCGGGCGGCAACGCCACCATGATCAAGGCGGCGGGCGATCTTTCCGCCTTCGCCGCGATCTCGCTGATGCTCTCGGGGCACATCCACAGCTTCGAGGCGATCAACTACAGGGCGAAGGTTCCGCCCCAGATCGTCGCCGGCAATGGCGGCGACAATCTGGACGTCACGCCGCTGGACCTGCGCGGCACGATATTCCAGGGCGACTCGGGCGTGCATGTGAAGACCGGGTTCTCGGTGCGCGGCTTCGGCTTCATGATGCTGACGCGCATGACGGGCAACGAAGGCTGGACGATCGAGCTCTACGATTCGGAAGGACATCCGATCAAGCAATGCGCCTATCAGAACCGCAGCGTGTTCTGTCCGAGCCCGCGCTGA
- a CDS encoding sigma-70 family RNA polymerase sigma factor gives MSRRYGDLAEAHVVTLAALGDARAFAELVGRRQGTVRGLLRRLSGDAALADDLAQEAFVRAWRALSQLRNAAAFGGWLKQVAIRVWLQHARRAKLALEPLDDVDETDQAAPPAAERIDLDRALARLSPAQRLCVTLSYGEGLSHGEIADATGWPLGTVKSHVARGGARLREWLGP, from the coding sequence GTGAGCAGACGCTATGGCGATCTTGCGGAGGCGCATGTGGTGACGCTGGCGGCGCTGGGCGACGCGCGCGCCTTCGCCGAGCTGGTAGGCCGGCGCCAGGGGACCGTGCGCGGCCTCCTGCGCCGGCTCAGCGGCGATGCGGCGCTGGCCGACGACCTGGCGCAGGAGGCCTTCGTCCGGGCATGGCGCGCGCTGTCCCAGCTGCGCAACGCGGCGGCGTTCGGCGGCTGGCTCAAGCAGGTCGCGATACGCGTCTGGCTGCAGCACGCCCGCCGCGCCAAGCTGGCGCTCGAACCGCTGGACGATGTCGATGAGACGGATCAGGCCGCGCCGCCCGCGGCCGAACGCATCGATCTCGACCGCGCCCTCGCCAGGCTCAGCCCGGCGCAACGGCTCTGCGTGACGCTGTCCTATGGCGAGGGTCTCAGCCATGGCGAGATCGCGGACGCCACCGGCTGGCCGCTCGGCACCGTCAAATCGCATGTTGCGCGCGGCGGCGCGCGGCTGCGAGAATGGCTCGGCCCATGA
- a CDS encoding MFS transporter: MSNPTSSSPPAKRLPAWLLAPFSSAAMPYSALGIPLTVYLPNYYASHIGLTLAAVSAAFGVVRLTDIFFDPMIGIAVNATDTRFGRFRPWMIASVPLLMLASYMIFMAEPGSSRLYLVVWLLVLYAGYSMITLGHAAWAAALVPEYHQRSRIYSWMQTVGVIAIVVILALPVVLKLGWHMTDAQGVQAMGWFLLAVTPLTVLLCIAAVGEPRQVETANRITLKDYWTMIARPSLLRVLAADLFLALGPAITAVLYLFFFTQALGFTRTQTNSLLLIYIAAGLFGAPCWSLVSNRIGKHKTVMSACVLYGLAQATVFVLPHGSMAFMVPGMMFAGFVVSCFTFQIRSMIADVSDEVRLDIGKDRSALLYGLIVATSKIGSALAVIITFPLIQAFGFDPKEGVVNTGIALDALEACYVIVPVLTMFVGALALWGYKLDAERHDVIRADLATRAAEIEAQALAGAAGVAESLSGSEPALGAPQTVPLGAGQ, encoded by the coding sequence ATGAGCAACCCGACGTCGAGTTCGCCGCCCGCGAAGAGGCTGCCGGCATGGCTGCTGGCGCCGTTTTCCAGCGCGGCGATGCCTTACTCCGCGCTGGGAATTCCGCTCACGGTCTATCTGCCGAATTACTATGCCAGCCATATCGGCCTCACGCTCGCGGCGGTCAGCGCCGCCTTCGGCGTGGTTCGCCTGACCGACATCTTCTTCGATCCCATGATCGGCATCGCGGTGAACGCGACCGACACGCGTTTCGGGCGCTTTAGGCCCTGGATGATCGCCAGCGTGCCGCTGCTGATGCTGGCGTCCTACATGATCTTCATGGCCGAGCCGGGCTCCAGCCGGCTGTACCTGGTCGTCTGGCTGCTGGTCCTCTATGCCGGCTATTCCATGATCACGCTGGGCCACGCCGCCTGGGCCGCGGCGCTCGTGCCGGAATACCACCAGCGAAGCCGCATCTATAGCTGGATGCAGACGGTCGGCGTGATCGCCATCGTCGTCATCCTGGCGCTTCCCGTCGTGCTCAAGCTCGGCTGGCACATGACCGACGCCCAGGGCGTGCAGGCCATGGGTTGGTTCCTACTGGCCGTCACGCCGCTCACCGTGCTGCTCTGCATCGCCGCGGTCGGCGAGCCGCGCCAGGTGGAAACCGCCAACCGCATCACGCTGAAGGACTATTGGACGATGATCGCGCGGCCTTCGCTGCTGCGCGTCCTGGCGGCGGACCTGTTTCTGGCCCTGGGCCCCGCGATCACGGCGGTGCTCTATCTCTTCTTCTTCACCCAGGCGCTGGGCTTCACGCGGACCCAGACCAATTCGCTGCTGCTGATCTATATCGCGGCGGGCCTGTTCGGGGCGCCCTGCTGGTCGCTGGTCTCGAACCGCATCGGCAAGCACAAGACGGTGATGTCGGCCTGCGTGCTCTACGGCCTGGCGCAGGCGACGGTGTTCGTGCTTCCCCACGGCTCGATGGCGTTCATGGTGCCGGGAATGATGTTCGCCGGCTTCGTGGTGAGCTGCTTCACCTTCCAGATCCGCTCGATGATCGCCGACGTTAGCGACGAGGTGCGGCTCGACATCGGCAAGGACCGTTCGGCGCTGCTCTACGGGCTGATCGTCGCGACCTCCAAGATCGGCTCGGCGCTCGCCGTCATCATCACTTTCCCGCTTATCCAGGCCTTCGGCTTCGATCCCAAGGAAGGCGTCGTGAACACCGGCATCGCGCTGGACGCGCTGGAGGCCTGCTATGTCATCGTGCCCGTGCTGACCATGTTCGTCGGCGCCCTGGCGCTGTGGGGCTACAAGCTCGACGCCGAACGGCACGACGTCATCCGCGCCGATCTCGCGACGCGCGCGGCGGAGATCGAGGCGCAAGCCCTGGCGGGAGCGGCCGGCGTGGCGGAAAGCCTCTCTGGCTCGGAGCCGGCGCTGGGCGCGCCGCAGACCGTGCCGCTCGGCGCGGGCCAATAG